In a single window of the Ooceraea biroi isolate clonal line C1 chromosome 8, Obir_v5.4, whole genome shotgun sequence genome:
- the LOC113562396 gene encoding CCR4-NOT transcription complex subunit 9-like — translation MSSQQSPAALQPTVDREKVYAWIVELSNPETRENALLELSKKREVVPDLAPLLWHSFGTAASLLQEIITIYPAINPATLTAYQSNRVCNALALLQCVASHPETRSAFLQAHVPLFLYPFLHTVSKTRPFEYLRLTSLGVIGALVKTDEQEVITFLLTTEIIPLCLRIMESGSELSKTVATFILQKILLDDSGLSYICQTYDRFSHVAMILGKMVLSLAKDPSGRLLKHVIRCYLRLSDNPRALLALRQCLPDQLRDSTFATCLQDDASTKLWLNQLLKNLENGPQPGPPTQPGQQDPRTIGMSPLTS, via the exons ATGAGCTCACAGCAAAGCCCCGCTGCTCTGCAGCCCACCGTGGACCGCGAGAAGGTCTACGCGTGGATAGTCGAATTGTCGAATCCGGAGACGCGGGAGAACGCTCTGCTCGAGCTGAGTAAGAAGCGCGAAGTGGTACCCGACTTGGCGCCGTTGCTGTGGCATTCGTTCGGTACGGCCGCTTCTCTACTCCAGGAGATCATCACCATCTACCCGGCGATCAATCCAGCAACTCTGACAGCTTATCAGAGTAACCGGGTGTGCAATGCTCTGGCGCTCTTGCAGTGTGTCGCCAGCCATCCAGAAACGAGATCAGCATTTTTACAG GCTCATGTACCCTTGTTCTTGTATCCGTTTCTGCACACTGTAAGCAAGACAAGACCGTTCGAGTATTTAAGACTGACAAGTCTTGGAGTAATTGGTGCTTTAGTAAAAACGGATGAACAGGAAGTGATAACTTTCCTGCTTACTACTGAGATTATTCCATTGTGTCTTAGGATCATGGAAAGCGGTTCTGAACTAAGCAAAACAGTGGCTACATTTATCTTACAGAAGATACTGTTAGATGACAGTGGACTGTCTTACATCTGTCAGACATACGATAGATTTAGCCACGTAGCTATGATTCTGGGAAAAATGGTATTATCCCTTGCTAAGGATCCATCAGGGAGGTTACTTAAACATGTCATTAGGTGCTATTTAAGACTTTCTGATAACCCTAG GGCACTTCTTGCCCTAAGACAGTGTTTACCGGATCAACTGAGGGACAGCACGTTCGCAACGTGCCTGCAAGACGATGCTTCGACCAAACTTTGGTTGAATCAGCTTCTGAAGAATCTAGAGAACGGTCCGCAACCAGGTCCTCCGACTCAACCGGGCCAGCAGGATCCCCGAACGATCGGGATGTCTCCACTCACCTCCTGA